One genomic window of Polyangium aurulentum includes the following:
- a CDS encoding T9SS C-terminal target domain-containing protein, whose product MKTRSMCLLSALAISLVGCGSDDTGPTPQNPAAKNDEIPADITSDLELSADREWILRGIVHVRAGATLTIEPGTTIKGDKSTLGTLVVDPGAKIMAQGKADAPIVFTSRAEPGDREAGDWGGVILLGKAPINVPGGRANVEGIEATKETEYGGDAPDDDSGVLEYVRIEFGGILLSTDNEINGLTLAGVGSGTTIDHVQVRYMLDDCFEFFGGTVNAKHLVCTYNQDDGIDWDFGYTGKLQFVVVQQDPAAVDDTNAFEGDNDGMATTNTPISEPTIYNATLVGKNADVDKQQYAMLLRRSTKANLHNIVATGFEAGVDIRDPQTSVKLESSVFFGNVTHNVAYTETADGMGSEKDDDMGLDEVKWFTDQGNSEIDPKLVKPFDAEAPDFRPAATIVENAATPPDDGFFDTSASYVGAFSQDATWLEGAWLSFTPN is encoded by the coding sequence ATGAAAACGCGATCGATGTGCTTGCTTTCGGCCCTGGCGATCTCCCTCGTGGGCTGCGGATCCGACGACACGGGGCCGACCCCGCAAAACCCGGCGGCGAAGAACGACGAGATCCCCGCCGACATCACGTCCGACCTCGAGCTGTCCGCGGACAGGGAATGGATCCTGCGAGGGATCGTCCACGTGCGCGCGGGCGCGACCTTGACCATCGAGCCTGGCACCACGATCAAGGGCGACAAGTCGACGCTGGGCACGCTGGTGGTCGATCCGGGCGCCAAGATCATGGCCCAGGGCAAGGCGGACGCGCCGATCGTATTCACGAGCCGCGCCGAGCCCGGCGATCGAGAGGCCGGCGACTGGGGCGGCGTGATCCTCCTCGGAAAGGCCCCGATCAACGTGCCCGGCGGCCGGGCGAACGTCGAGGGGATCGAGGCCACGAAGGAGACGGAGTACGGCGGCGACGCGCCCGACGACGATAGCGGCGTCCTCGAGTACGTGCGCATCGAGTTCGGCGGGATCCTCCTCTCGACCGACAACGAGATCAACGGCCTCACCCTGGCCGGCGTCGGAAGCGGGACGACCATCGATCACGTGCAGGTGCGCTACATGCTCGACGATTGCTTCGAGTTCTTCGGCGGCACCGTGAACGCGAAGCACCTCGTCTGCACGTACAACCAGGACGACGGGATCGACTGGGATTTCGGCTACACGGGCAAGCTCCAGTTCGTCGTGGTGCAGCAGGACCCGGCGGCGGTCGACGACACGAACGCGTTCGAGGGCGACAACGACGGCATGGCCACGACGAACACGCCGATCAGCGAGCCCACGATCTACAATGCGACGCTCGTCGGGAAAAATGCCGACGTCGACAAGCAGCAGTACGCGATGCTCCTGCGCCGCTCGACGAAGGCGAACCTCCACAACATCGTGGCCACGGGCTTCGAGGCCGGCGTCGACATTCGCGATCCGCAGACCTCGGTGAAGCTCGAAAGCTCGGTCTTCTTCGGCAACGTCACCCATAACGTGGCGTACACGGAGACGGCGGACGGGATGGGCTCCGAGAAGGACGACGACATGGGCCTCGACGAGGTCAAGTGGTTCACCGATCAGGGCAACAGCGAGATCGACCCGAAGCTCGTGAAGCCCTTCGACGCCGAGGCGCCCGATTTCAGGCCGGCGGCGACGATCGTCGAGAACGCGGCGACGCCTCCCGACGACGGCTTCTTCGACACGAGCGCGAGCTATGTCGGCGCCTTCTCTCAGGACGCCACCTGGCTCGAGGGCGCCTGGCTTTCCTTCACGCCGAACTGA
- a CDS encoding cation-translocating P-type ATPase has protein sequence MHGSTRLRVEVPGLFEDPARARRIERAVSAMAGVLEVRANHRTGTVLCVFDVPSPSLRVDVLTAIGRFSDPDAPPPPSLSGLFSSVYGSVRETIKKEMARSASTEGDDPSEAKSPWHAMEPEEVARAFRVDPARGLDTAEAYRIAHAVGPNELGGVAPRTSLEILAGQVFTVPTALLAGAAGLSVLLGDMLEAGAILLVVGSNIVVGYFTESRAEELLDAWGKFRVEWARVVRDGRETTVKASELVPGDILLVRGGDAIAADARIVEANELSVDESTLTGESEPAEKRRAPVGEGAELADRHGMLYAGTVVASGEARAVVVATGQATELGTIQRALSRAEERRAPLERQLDQLGRKVGAVSLVSAAAVTALGLMRGQPVATLVRNAVALGVAAIPEGIPAVGTTALALASQRLSRKGIVIRRLAAAETLGAVGVICADKTGTLTENRMRVAEVFVPGQGLVTVDWAASPGPDEPPRLLRLVGEGKKSVPHGAMREIGRIAALNADVELGAGDKVTSGSGTERALVEFAMAIGYPVSRRRRAAQRVREERRSADRPFMVTVHEHPDLGCIELVKGAPEQVIELCGELDRKDKQRLVAVNEAMASRGLRVLALAWRRDGNPETNSSPLAFAGLVGLRDPARKGVREALAELSHAGIRTMMLTGDQHRTAEAIGGELGILRQDVYSRVTPEAKLDVVRELQEGGAIVAMTGDGVNDGPALKAADVGVAMGERGTDLARAVADVVLAHDDLPSLAGAVGEGRRLYDNVRRAIDYLVATNTSEVMACLFGAVVGVEPLSPLQLLWINMLTDVAPALGLALEPPDEGLMQRPPRDPSVPLFGREQYAKLGRDASKMVAVALGAYGVGALGPGGSPIKGRTMSFASLVTAQLLHARACRAQTEEPNPELSWAIAASFGLQAAALGLPALSRVLGGTQLGIADLSISLALGVVPTLVREGRQLFSPQAAGAIVVERKNKDSAQVPPTLREGEVAAWAKLAQAYEEARR, from the coding sequence GTGCACGGTTCCACGCGGCTGCGCGTGGAGGTCCCCGGCTTGTTCGAGGATCCGGCACGCGCCCGGCGGATCGAGCGCGCAGTCTCGGCCATGGCTGGCGTCCTCGAGGTGCGGGCAAACCACCGCACGGGGACGGTCCTTTGCGTCTTCGACGTGCCCTCGCCGTCCCTGCGCGTCGACGTCCTCACGGCCATCGGCCGCTTTTCGGATCCGGACGCCCCGCCTCCGCCCTCGCTGAGCGGCCTCTTCAGCAGCGTGTACGGATCGGTCCGCGAGACGATCAAGAAAGAGATGGCGCGGAGCGCCTCGACCGAGGGGGACGACCCGAGCGAGGCCAAGAGCCCGTGGCACGCGATGGAGCCCGAGGAGGTCGCGCGGGCGTTCCGCGTCGATCCAGCGCGCGGGCTCGACACGGCCGAGGCGTACCGCATCGCGCACGCCGTGGGGCCGAACGAGCTGGGGGGCGTCGCGCCGCGCACGTCACTCGAGATCCTCGCAGGGCAGGTCTTCACCGTGCCCACGGCCTTGCTCGCGGGCGCCGCGGGCCTGTCGGTGCTGCTCGGCGACATGCTCGAGGCGGGCGCGATCCTGCTCGTCGTCGGCTCGAACATCGTCGTCGGATATTTCACGGAGTCGCGGGCCGAGGAGCTGCTCGACGCGTGGGGCAAGTTCAGGGTCGAGTGGGCGCGCGTCGTGCGCGACGGCCGGGAGACGACCGTCAAGGCGAGCGAGCTCGTTCCAGGTGACATCCTGCTCGTGCGCGGCGGCGATGCGATCGCGGCGGACGCGCGGATCGTCGAGGCGAACGAGCTGTCGGTCGACGAGAGCACGTTGACGGGCGAGAGCGAGCCGGCCGAGAAGCGGCGGGCGCCGGTGGGCGAGGGGGCCGAGCTCGCGGACCGCCACGGCATGCTCTACGCGGGCACGGTCGTGGCCTCGGGCGAGGCGCGCGCGGTCGTGGTGGCGACGGGTCAGGCGACCGAGCTCGGGACGATCCAGCGGGCGCTGTCGCGCGCGGAGGAGCGCAGGGCGCCGCTCGAACGGCAGCTCGATCAGCTCGGCCGCAAGGTGGGCGCGGTCTCGCTCGTCAGCGCGGCGGCCGTGACGGCGCTCGGGCTCATGCGCGGGCAGCCTGTCGCGACGCTCGTCCGCAACGCGGTTGCGCTGGGCGTGGCGGCGATCCCGGAGGGCATTCCGGCCGTGGGGACGACCGCGCTCGCGCTCGCGAGCCAGCGTCTGTCGCGCAAGGGCATCGTGATCCGCAGGCTCGCCGCGGCCGAGACGCTCGGCGCGGTGGGCGTCATCTGCGCGGACAAGACCGGCACCTTGACCGAGAACCGCATGCGCGTGGCCGAGGTCTTCGTGCCCGGCCAGGGGCTCGTGACCGTCGACTGGGCCGCGTCGCCCGGGCCCGACGAGCCTCCGCGGCTCTTGCGGCTCGTGGGGGAGGGGAAGAAGAGCGTGCCGCACGGGGCGATGCGCGAGATCGGGCGCATCGCGGCGCTCAACGCGGACGTCGAGCTGGGGGCGGGCGACAAGGTCACGAGCGGCAGCGGCACCGAGCGCGCGCTCGTCGAGTTCGCGATGGCGATCGGCTACCCCGTCAGCCGCCGCCGGCGCGCCGCGCAGCGGGTCCGCGAGGAGCGCAGGAGCGCGGACAGACCCTTCATGGTGACCGTGCACGAGCACCCCGACCTCGGCTGCATCGAGCTGGTCAAGGGCGCGCCCGAGCAGGTCATCGAGCTGTGCGGCGAGCTCGATCGGAAGGACAAACAGAGGCTCGTGGCCGTGAACGAGGCCATGGCGTCGCGGGGGCTGCGGGTGCTCGCGCTCGCGTGGCGTCGCGACGGCAACCCGGAGACGAACAGCTCGCCGCTCGCGTTCGCGGGGCTCGTGGGCCTGCGCGATCCTGCGCGCAAGGGCGTACGCGAGGCGCTCGCGGAGCTGTCCCACGCGGGCATCCGCACGATGATGCTCACCGGCGATCAGCACCGCACGGCGGAGGCGATCGGCGGGGAGCTTGGGATCCTGCGGCAGGACGTCTACAGCCGCGTGACGCCGGAGGCGAAGCTCGACGTCGTGCGCGAGCTGCAAGAGGGCGGAGCGATCGTCGCGATGACCGGCGACGGCGTGAACGACGGGCCCGCGCTCAAGGCGGCGGACGTGGGCGTGGCGATGGGCGAGCGCGGCACCGATCTGGCGCGCGCGGTGGCCGACGTGGTGCTCGCGCACGACGACCTGCCGAGCCTCGCGGGCGCGGTGGGCGAGGGGCGGCGGCTCTACGACAACGTGCGGCGCGCGATCGACTACCTCGTCGCGACGAACACGAGCGAGGTGATGGCGTGCCTCTTCGGCGCGGTCGTGGGCGTCGAGCCGCTCTCGCCGCTTCAGCTCCTGTGGATCAACATGCTCACCGACGTGGCCCCCGCGCTCGGGCTCGCGCTCGAGCCGCCCGACGAGGGCCTGATGCAGCGTCCCCCGCGCGATCCCTCCGTGCCCCTGTTCGGGCGGGAGCAGTACGCGAAGCTCGGGCGGGACGCGTCGAAGATGGTGGCGGTCGCGCTCGGCGCCTACGGCGTGGGCGCGCTCGGTCCCGGGGGAAGCCCGATCAAGGGGCGCACGATGTCGTTCGCGTCGCTCGTGACGGCGCAGCTCCTCCACGCGCGCGCCTGCCGTGCGCAGACCGAGGAGCCGAACCCCGAGCTCTCCTGGGCGATCGCGGCGAGCTTCGGCTTGCAGGCCGCGGCGCTCGGGCTCCCTGCGCTGTCGCGGGTGCTCGGCGGCACGCAGCTCGGGATCGCGGATCTGTCGATCTCGCTCGCGCTCGGCGTGGTGCCCACGCTCGTGCGCGAGGGGCGTCAGTTGTTCTCGCCGCAGGCGGCGGGCGCGATCGTGGTGGAGCGCAAGAACAAGGATTCTGCCCAGGTGCCGCCGACCCTCCGCGAGGGCGAGGTGGCCGCGTGGGCGAAGCTGGCACAGGCCTACGAGGAGGCTCGTCGATGA
- a CDS encoding HMA2 domain-containing protein: MREIAQLVHSLPGRVRLRAPALAGHRDACQRIAEKLLAMEPNADRVDVRPVTGSVIVERGEEEETTLDAEALRALIAKLVSEERDDDGRPLTAPRPEWMPGPTSVARAVAHAFSEINGDVRAALGHRADLGTLLPVLFFSLGLVEVGVTRKLPVPAWFNLLWWSLRSFMTFNVGAVEEESKVVAAEHEQELGYAGEGANPDDG, encoded by the coding sequence ATGCGAGAGATTGCCCAGCTCGTGCACAGCCTGCCGGGGCGCGTGCGCCTGCGCGCGCCGGCCCTCGCCGGTCATCGTGACGCTTGCCAGCGCATCGCCGAGAAGCTCCTCGCCATGGAGCCGAACGCCGATCGCGTCGACGTCCGGCCCGTGACGGGGTCGGTGATCGTCGAGCGCGGCGAGGAGGAGGAGACGACGCTCGACGCCGAGGCGCTGCGCGCGCTCATCGCCAAGCTCGTGTCCGAGGAGCGTGACGACGACGGGCGCCCGCTGACCGCGCCGCGGCCCGAGTGGATGCCCGGCCCGACCAGCGTGGCGCGGGCCGTCGCGCACGCGTTCTCCGAGATCAACGGCGACGTGCGCGCGGCGCTCGGTCATCGCGCGGATCTCGGCACGCTCTTGCCGGTGCTCTTCTTCTCGCTCGGCCTCGTCGAGGTGGGCGTGACGCGCAAGCTGCCCGTCCCGGCGTGGTTCAACCTGCTCTGGTGGTCGCTCCGGTCGTTCATGACCTTCAACGTGGGCGCCGTGGAGGAGGAGTCGAAGGTCGTCGCGGCCGAGCACGAGCAAGAGCTCGGCTACGCGGGCGAGGGAGCCAATCCCGACGACGGCTGA